In the genome of Helicobacteraceae bacterium, one region contains:
- the purS gene encoding phosphoribosylformylglycinamidine synthase subunit PurS: MKAIVNVFLKEGILDPQGKATLHALAALGFSNVSDARAGKRFVLQMSSETIGEAEEEADKIAKEALVNAVIEDYSIDIEP, from the coding sequence ATGAAAGCGATTGTAAACGTATTTTTAAAAGAGGGCATTCTGGACCCTCAAGGCAAAGCGACGCTTCACGCTCTCGCCGCGCTTGGGTTTTCAAACGTGAGCGACGCGAGAGCGGGCAAACGGTTTGTTTTGCAAATGTCTTCCGAAACGATCGGCGAAGCGGAGGAGGAGGCTGATAAGATCGCTAAAGAGGCGCTTGTCAACGCGGTGATCGAAGATTATTCGATCGATATAGAGCCATGA
- the ileS gene encoding isoleucine--tRNA ligase: MDYKSTLFLPQTRFPMRADLTQNEPKRYKKWSENKIYEKMKANRKGAPLWTFHDGPPYANGAIHIGHALNKILKDITVKFYYFQGFDTRFTPGWDCHGLPIEQQVETALGKDKAQTSKAEIRRLCREHAAKYAQIQKESFISLGAIADWDKPYITMDYRFESEIYKELARVAKAGLLIERKKPVYWSWAAQSALAEAEVEYQDKESDSIFVGFDLTKASLAKLGIKSAKAVIWTTTPWTLPANVAIALKSDAIYALTDDEFIVAKDRYDALIAQDVIKGAIVREFEGKTFERLEAVNPLNNRASLLILGDHVSMEDGTGLVHTAPGHGEEDYRVGLKYNLPVVMPVDERGCFDRSVVEEKLLPDPQSFVGTHVFKANEIIVEKLDAALLRREKITHSYPHCWRTRKPVIYRATKQWFIAMDEPYLGGKTLRETAIAAIEGVKFYPQSGRNRLRSMIATRPDWCISRQRDWGVPIAFLRDTKSGAILLDDRVLDKTAAIFAKEGCDSWVTRPIADFLTEDYDPARYEKVTDILDVWFDSGSTQSAVLRSGDYDAGAAPADMYLEGSDQHRGWFQSSLLVSCAARGEAPYKTILTHGFTVDEKGEKMSKSKGNGVDPSDVVGKMGSEILRLWAATSDYRAEVKISQNILNQAVDQYKKLRNTLRFMLANIEDLQTPIAYEKLGVVDRWILFIAKKVSDEALSAFKEYDFSKALHLIHSFVVVELSGVYLDMIKDRIYCDPLDSPRRRSAQSAIYYIVRNLLTLIAPALTYTADEAVEFAPKIIKNEGETIFDFTHKPIECGAETFDFTALLALRERFFTQIDALKKSGVVKNTLELGVIIDPALKLDLPLEDLCDWLTISWAKTDAQDREAIVSIDGAIAVKSDLHKCPRCWKYVSAKENEPCDRCNEALSAALAKESGVV; this comes from the coding sequence ATGGACTACAAAAGCACGCTGTTTCTGCCGCAGACGCGGTTTCCTATGCGCGCGGATCTAACGCAAAACGAGCCTAAGCGCTATAAAAAATGGTCTGAAAACAAGATATACGAAAAGATGAAGGCAAACCGCAAAGGCGCGCCGCTATGGACCTTTCACGACGGACCGCCATACGCCAACGGCGCGATCCATATCGGACACGCGCTTAATAAAATCCTAAAGGATATTACCGTCAAGTTTTACTACTTTCAGGGTTTTGATACGCGCTTCACCCCCGGCTGGGACTGCCACGGACTGCCGATCGAACAGCAGGTGGAGACCGCGCTCGGCAAAGACAAGGCGCAAACGAGCAAAGCGGAGATCCGCCGCCTTTGCAGGGAACACGCCGCGAAATACGCGCAAATACAAAAAGAGAGTTTTATATCGCTTGGCGCGATCGCCGATTGGGACAAACCCTACATCACGATGGACTACAGATTTGAATCGGAAATATACAAAGAGCTTGCGCGCGTCGCAAAGGCGGGCTTGCTGATCGAGCGCAAAAAACCGGTCTATTGGTCGTGGGCGGCGCAATCGGCGCTAGCCGAAGCGGAGGTGGAGTATCAGGACAAGGAGAGCGATTCGATCTTTGTTGGTTTCGATCTAACCAAGGCAAGCCTCGCCAAACTTGGGATCAAGAGCGCCAAAGCGGTTATCTGGACGACCACCCCTTGGACTTTGCCCGCCAACGTGGCGATCGCGCTAAAAAGCGACGCGATATACGCGCTTACGGACGACGAGTTTATCGTCGCCAAGGACCGCTACGACGCCCTGATCGCGCAAGACGTAATCAAAGGCGCGATCGTTAGGGAGTTCGAGGGCAAAACCTTCGAGCGGCTGGAGGCGGTAAATCCGCTAAATAACCGCGCAAGCCTGTTGATTTTGGGCGATCACGTTAGCATGGAGGACGGAACGGGGCTGGTGCATACCGCGCCCGGACACGGCGAGGAGGACTACCGCGTCGGGCTAAAATACAATCTGCCCGTAGTTATGCCCGTTGACGAGCGCGGCTGTTTTGATCGGAGCGTTGTCGAGGAGAAGCTACTGCCCGATCCGCAAAGTTTTGTCGGAACGCACGTATTCAAAGCAAACGAGATTATCGTCGAAAAGCTGGACGCGGCGCTGCTAAGGCGCGAGAAAATTACGCACAGCTATCCGCACTGCTGGCGCACGCGCAAGCCCGTCATATACCGCGCCACCAAGCAGTGGTTTATTGCTATGGACGAGCCTTATCTGGGCGGCAAAACCCTGCGCGAAACGGCGATCGCGGCGATCGAGGGCGTGAAGTTCTATCCCCAAAGCGGGCGCAACCGCCTGCGATCGATGATAGCGACGCGACCCGATTGGTGTATCTCGCGCCAGCGCGACTGGGGCGTGCCGATCGCCTTTTTGCGCGATACAAAAAGCGGCGCGATCCTACTTGACGATCGCGTGTTGGACAAAACCGCCGCGATTTTCGCAAAGGAGGGGTGCGATAGCTGGGTAACGCGCCCGATCGCTGATTTCCTAACCGAAGATTACGACCCCGCCCGATACGAAAAAGTAACGGATATTCTCGACGTGTGGTTTGATAGCGGCTCGACGCAATCGGCGGTTTTGCGAAGCGGCGATTACGACGCCGGAGCGGCTCCCGCGGATATGTATCTGGAGGGAAGCGATCAGCATCGCGGCTGGTTTCAAAGCTCTCTATTGGTCTCGTGCGCCGCGCGCGGCGAGGCGCCGTATAAAACCATCTTGACGCACGGCTTTACGGTGGATGAAAAGGGCGAAAAGATGAGCAAATCCAAAGGCAACGGCGTTGATCCCAGCGACGTCGTAGGCAAAATGGGGAGCGAGATTTTGCGGCTGTGGGCGGCGACGAGCGACTACCGCGCCGAGGTCAAGATCAGTCAAAATATCCTCAACCAAGCCGTCGATCAGTATAAAAAACTGCGCAACACGTTGCGTTTTATGCTGGCAAATATCGAGGATTTACAAACGCCGATCGCCTACGAGAAGCTAGGCGTAGTCGATCGCTGGATACTTTTCATAGCCAAAAAGGTAAGCGACGAGGCGTTAAGCGCGTTTAAGGAGTATGATTTTTCCAAAGCGTTGCATCTAATTCATAGCTTCGTGGTAGTCGAGCTTAGCGGCGTTTATTTGGATATGATCAAGGATAGAATCTACTGCGATCCGCTCGATTCGCCGCGCCGCCGATCGGCGCAAAGCGCGATCTACTATATCGTTAGAAATCTGCTGACGCTGATCGCGCCCGCGCTGACCTACACCGCCGACGAAGCCGTCGAGTTCGCGCCGAAGATCATTAAAAACGAGGGCGAAACGATCTTTGATTTTACGCATAAGCCGATCGAATGCGGCGCGGAAACGTTTGATTTTACGGCGCTTTTAGCTTTACGGGAGCGGTTTTTTACGCAGATCGACGCGCTAAAAAAGAGCGGCGTAGTCAAAAACACGCTGGAGCTTGGAGTTATTATCGATCCCGCGCTGAAACTCGATCTGCCGCTTGAGGACCTGTGCGATTGGCTGACAATTTCGTGGGCGAAAACTGACGCGCAAGATCGCGAGGCGATCGTTTCGATCGACGGAGCGATCGCGGTTAAAAGCGATCTGCATAAATGCCCGCGCTGTTGGAAATATGTATCCGCTAAAGAGAACGAGCCGTGCGATCGGTGCAACGAGGCGCTAAGCGCGGCTTTGGCGAAGGAGAGCGGCGTTGTTTAG
- a CDS encoding S41 family peptidase, whose translation MKQRIIAFVSFVVVASASLGLYNTLEAKSANYDTARINAFEKFTKVVNTVEKYYVDPVEIDTVIQKALDGMLSNLDAHSGYLEAKQYRDMNAKTQGEFGGLGITVSMRDGALTVEAPMDGTPADKAGIESGDIILKIDDRSTIGMNIDEAVGLMRGEPNTNVRLTIVRKSAERPLEIPIVRAIIKVQSVYAKTYNEDTLYLRVVSFDKNVAASLKKEIDARKDKTKGIILDLRNNAGGLMDQAVKTTNIFIDKGVIVSQKGRVESENQVFRASKTGSVTDIPVVVLVNGGSASASEIVSGSLQDHKRAVIVGEKTFGKGSVQVVLPLEGDGGDAIRLTIARYYLPSGRSIQATGIVPDVEVRRVSVKEIDNEFEIKEAQLKGHLEAQLSATNDARKTNERDEDSGVITKAQLSSDYQLKTALDILRGLIVLKN comes from the coding sequence ATGAAACAGCGAATAATCGCGTTTGTCTCGTTTGTCGTCGTAGCGAGCGCCTCTCTCGGGCTTTATAACACGCTTGAAGCAAAAAGCGCGAACTATGATACGGCTCGGATTAACGCTTTTGAGAAATTTACAAAAGTCGTCAATACGGTGGAGAAATACTACGTCGATCCAGTGGAAATCGATACGGTAATCCAAAAGGCTCTGGACGGAATGCTCTCGAACCTTGACGCGCATTCGGGCTATTTGGAGGCGAAGCAGTATCGGGACATGAACGCCAAAACGCAGGGCGAATTCGGCGGGCTCGGCATCACGGTTAGTATGCGCGACGGCGCGCTGACGGTCGAAGCTCCTATGGACGGCACTCCGGCGGACAAAGCCGGCATTGAAAGCGGCGATATTATCCTCAAAATCGACGATAGGTCCACGATCGGAATGAATATCGACGAGGCGGTTGGTTTGATGCGCGGCGAACCCAACACGAACGTTAGGCTTACGATTGTGCGCAAAAGCGCGGAGAGACCGCTGGAGATACCGATTGTCCGCGCGATTATAAAAGTGCAGTCGGTGTACGCTAAAACCTACAACGAGGATACGTTATATCTTCGCGTCGTCAGCTTTGACAAGAACGTGGCGGCGTCTTTGAAAAAGGAGATTGACGCTCGCAAGGACAAGACTAAAGGCATTATTTTGGATCTTCGCAATAACGCTGGAGGTTTAATGGATCAGGCGGTTAAAACGACGAATATTTTTATCGATAAAGGCGTTATCGTTTCGCAAAAGGGTCGCGTTGAAAGCGAAAATCAGGTTTTTCGCGCGAGCAAGACGGGCAGCGTTACCGATATTCCCGTAGTGGTTTTAGTCAACGGCGGTAGCGCTAGCGCTAGCGAGATTGTCAGCGGTAGCCTGCAAGATCACAAACGCGCCGTGATCGTCGGAGAAAAAACCTTTGGCAAGGGGAGCGTGCAGGTGGTTTTGCCGCTCGAGGGAGACGGGGGCGACGCGATTCGCCTGACGATTGCGAGATACTATCTGCCAAGCGGACGGAGCATTCAGGCTACGGGCATCGTTCCGGACGTGGAGGTAAGGCGCGTCAGCGTCAAGGAGATAGACAACGAATTTGAGATTAAAGAGGCGCAGTTAAAAGGTCATCTCGAGGCGCAACTTAGCGCTACGAACGACGCGCGCAAAACAAACGAGCGCGACGAGGATTCCGGCGTAATTACCAAAGCGCAGTTAAGCTCCGATTATCAACTAAAAACGGCGCTTGATATTTTACGCGGGTTAATTGTGCTTAAAAACTAA
- a CDS encoding CinA family protein produces MLEQNRLVCVNLLGFDPAAAVILTKSCADRFGARVTAREHIGGWSVLECEASAASSAFADEVCALFAPKAFIGDPFARAIALLKKRGETISFAESCTGGLLAAHFTAIAGASEVFDGSFVTYSNRLKTSWLGVQQETLLSFGAVSAECVEQMALGALKRSGANYALSISGVAGPGGGGEKKPVGTVFVGYACDRDETFAEKLFLKGSRSRVRKQAVFHALRLFLSRS; encoded by the coding sequence ATGTTAGAGCAAAACCGCTTAGTTTGTGTGAATCTCTTGGGATTTGACCCCGCCGCCGCCGTAATTTTAACAAAATCTTGCGCCGATCGCTTCGGCGCGCGCGTAACGGCGCGGGAGCATATCGGCGGCTGGAGCGTCCTAGAGTGCGAGGCGAGCGCCGCGTCTTCGGCTTTCGCCGACGAAGTGTGCGCGCTATTTGCGCCAAAGGCGTTTATAGGCGATCCGTTCGCGCGCGCTATCGCTTTGCTCAAAAAACGCGGCGAAACAATCTCCTTCGCCGAAAGTTGCACCGGCGGACTGCTAGCGGCGCATTTCACCGCGATCGCGGGCGCTTCGGAGGTTTTTGACGGATCGTTCGTTACCTATTCCAATCGCTTAAAAACTAGCTGGCTGGGCGTTCAACAAGAGACGCTGTTAAGTTTCGGCGCGGTTAGCGCGGAGTGCGTCGAGCAGATGGCTTTAGGAGCGCTAAAGCGAAGCGGCGCTAATTACGCGCTTTCGATTAGCGGCGTGGCGGGACCCGGCGGCGGCGGCGAGAAAAAACCGGTCGGAACGGTATTTGTCGGATACGCTTGCGATCGCGACGAAACCTTCGCCGAAAAGCTATTTCTGAAAGGCTCTCGATCGCGGGTGCGAAAACAGGCGGTTTTTCACGCTTTGCGCCTGTTTCTTTCGCGATCCTGA
- the glgB gene encoding 1,4-alpha-glucan branching protein GlgB, protein MAIKRIRYDFSLWGEQDSYYFKSGSHYRLFDKLGAHITTIDGESGAYFAVWAPNAKYVSVIGDFNGYTIGAHPLKLRGDGSGVWEGFIAGVKEGDGYKYDVEAQSGAREQKSDPYGFWWEIPPCSATRVYESKYKWRDHKWLKNRAAKNALNAPMCVYEVHLGSWRFNAEENRPLTYRELAALLPKYLTDMGYTHVEFLPPMEHPFDGSWGYQCIGYFAPTSRFGSPDDFAFLIDALHQADVGVIVDWAPSHFAVDMHGLANFDGTNLYEHNDPRQGFHPQWGSAIFNCGRNEVKAFLISSALFWFEKYHIDGIRVDAVASMLYLDYGRKESEWIPNEYGGKENIAAVRFLQTLNAVAYEKFGDCVMIAEESTAWYGVTKPTYLGGLGFGLKWNMGWMHDTLKYLSYDPIYRRYYHDRITFSLWYAFHENFMLSLSHDEVVHMKGSLIGKMPGDEWQRFANLRLLFAYMFAHPGKKLMFMGMEFGQYAEWNYKLSLDWHLLQYDYHRNLQTFIADLNRFYRSRDALYEVDFDQRGFEWIDAGDSSQSVISFLRRSNSGAVLLVVCNFTPVSRFNYRIGVPFGGEWLEVFNSDAAIYGGSNVGNLGRVYASDAPAHGRSHSVSIALAPLAAAIFEPNG, encoded by the coding sequence ATGGCGATCAAACGGATAAGATATGATTTTTCGCTTTGGGGCGAGCAGGATTCATACTACTTCAAGAGCGGCTCGCACTATAGGCTTTTTGACAAGCTCGGCGCGCACATAACGACGATAGACGGCGAAAGCGGCGCTTATTTTGCCGTCTGGGCGCCAAACGCCAAATATGTAAGCGTAATCGGCGATTTCAACGGCTATACGATCGGCGCGCACCCGCTAAAACTACGCGGCGACGGCAGCGGCGTGTGGGAGGGCTTTATCGCGGGCGTTAAAGAGGGGGACGGCTATAAATACGACGTGGAGGCGCAAAGCGGCGCGCGAGAGCAGAAGTCCGATCCTTACGGCTTTTGGTGGGAGATACCGCCTTGTAGCGCGACAAGGGTTTATGAGTCAAAATATAAGTGGCGCGATCATAAATGGTTAAAGAATCGCGCCGCTAAAAACGCGCTTAACGCGCCTATGTGCGTTTACGAGGTTCATTTAGGCTCGTGGCGTTTTAACGCGGAGGAGAACCGCCCGCTGACCTACCGCGAATTAGCCGCTCTCCTGCCGAAATATCTAACCGATATGGGATATACGCACGTAGAGTTTTTGCCGCCCATGGAACACCCGTTCGACGGCAGTTGGGGCTACCAGTGCATAGGATACTTCGCGCCTACCTCGCGCTTTGGCTCGCCCGACGACTTCGCGTTTCTGATCGACGCGCTCCACCAAGCGGACGTCGGCGTTATCGTCGATTGGGCGCCGTCGCATTTCGCCGTGGATATGCACGGGCTTGCTAATTTCGACGGCACAAACCTTTACGAGCACAACGATCCGCGCCAAGGCTTTCACCCGCAGTGGGGCAGCGCGATCTTTAACTGCGGGCGCAACGAGGTTAAGGCGTTTTTAATCTCGTCCGCGCTCTTTTGGTTTGAAAAATACCATATCGACGGCATTCGCGTGGACGCCGTGGCAAGCATGCTCTATCTCGATTACGGCAGAAAAGAGAGCGAGTGGATTCCAAACGAATACGGCGGCAAAGAGAACATCGCCGCGGTGCGGTTCTTGCAGACGCTTAACGCGGTCGCGTATGAAAAATTTGGCGATTGCGTAATGATCGCCGAAGAAAGCACCGCGTGGTATGGCGTAACGAAACCGACCTATCTAGGCGGGCTTGGTTTCGGGCTTAAATGGAATATGGGCTGGATGCACGACACGCTGAAATATCTCTCCTACGATCCGATCTATCGCCGCTATTATCACGATCGGATTACCTTTAGCCTCTGGTATGCCTTCCACGAGAACTTTATGCTTTCGCTTAGCCACGACGAGGTGGTGCATATGAAGGGCAGCCTGATCGGCAAAATGCCGGGCGACGAATGGCAGCGTTTCGCCAACCTGCGTTTGCTGTTCGCCTATATGTTCGCGCACCCGGGCAAAAAGCTCATGTTTATGGGTATGGAGTTCGGGCAATACGCGGAGTGGAACTACAAGCTAAGCCTTGATTGGCATCTGTTGCAATACGACTATCACCGCAATCTGCAGACGTTTATCGCCGATCTCAACCGTTTCTACCGATCGCGCGACGCGCTCTACGAAGTTGATTTCGACCAAAGAGGCTTTGAGTGGATCGACGCGGGCGACTCGTCGCAAAGCGTTATTAGTTTTTTGCGCCGATCAAATTCTGGAGCGGTTTTGCTCGTCGTATGCAATTTTACGCCCGTATCGCGCTTCAACTACCGCATAGGCGTTCCGTTCGGCGGCGAGTGGCTGGAGGTTTTTAACTCCGACGCGGCGATCTACGGCGGGAGCAACGTCGGCAATTTGGGGCGCGTTTACGCGAGCGACGCGCCCGCGCACGGCAGATCGCATAGCGTGTCGATCGCGTTAGCGCCGCTCGCGGCGGCGATTTTCGAGCCAAACGGCTAG
- the dapF gene encoding diaminopimelate epimerase: protein MIYCKYSASGNDFIITTAFKSANRSKLAKKLCDRRHGIGADGMIALLPHNDYDFTWEFYNADGSCAAMCGNGARAAALYAYHNALAGTKQRFLTGAGVISAEISAKGIVEAQLTEHKVLREEVKEFGATWRLIDVGVPHLVTSGRLSIFDRFPLSELRRKYDANISVYSLRNRALRVRTFERGVESETLACGTGMAACFIAAFDTKKIATPYIAYPKSGEKVTLSIIDNRVRLKGKVVRLFNAIVGDDL from the coding sequence ATGATTTACTGCAAATACAGCGCGAGCGGCAACGATTTTATTATAACTACGGCGTTTAAGAGCGCAAATCGAAGCAAATTGGCAAAAAAATTATGCGATCGCCGACACGGAATAGGAGCCGACGGTATGATAGCGTTGTTGCCGCATAACGATTATGACTTTACATGGGAGTTTTATAACGCGGACGGCTCATGCGCCGCAATGTGCGGAAACGGAGCGCGAGCCGCCGCTTTATACGCGTATCATAACGCGCTGGCGGGGACAAAACAGCGGTTTCTAACCGGAGCGGGCGTGATTTCGGCGGAGATAAGCGCGAAGGGGATAGTTGAAGCGCAATTAACGGAGCATAAAGTTTTGCGCGAGGAGGTCAAAGAGTTCGGCGCGACTTGGCGGCTAATCGACGTCGGCGTGCCGCACTTGGTCACAAGCGGCAGATTATCCATTTTCGATCGCTTTCCTTTAAGCGAGCTTAGGCGTAAATACGACGCGAACATAAGCGTTTATTCGTTACGAAACCGCGCGCTTAGAGTTCGCACTTTCGAGCGCGGCGTGGAGAGCGAAACGCTGGCGTGCGGCACGGGTATGGCGGCGTGTTTTATCGCGGCGTTTGATACGAAGAAGATCGCCACGCCATATATCGCTTACCCAAAAAGCGGCGAAAAAGTAACGCTTTCTATTATCGATAACCGCGTTCGCTTAAAAGGCAAAGTCGTTAGATTATTTAACGCGATAGTCGGCGACGACCTATAA
- the purQ gene encoding phosphoribosylformylglycinamidine synthase subunit PurQ translates to MTVSILLFPGSNCERDTARAFERAGAKSVIVRHDERDLPSKTDLVVIPGGFSYGDYLRCGAIAKFAPIMNAVASFAKSGGKVFGICNGFQILLEARLLPGAMLRNENQRFISRDVHIKVASAKNLFLSKFKESQILSMPIAHAEGAYYIDSNGLKELYDNDQVALTYCDADGAKANVNGSIDSIAGVLNKEKNVFALMPHPERAASAFSAGNDGLALIKNALEF, encoded by the coding sequence ATGACCGTTTCCATTCTGCTTTTCCCCGGCTCTAACTGCGAACGCGACACGGCGCGCGCGTTTGAGCGGGCGGGCGCAAAAAGCGTTATCGTTCGTCATGACGAGCGCGATCTGCCTTCTAAAACCGATCTCGTCGTTATTCCGGGCGGTTTTAGTTACGGCGATTATCTAAGATGCGGCGCAATCGCTAAATTCGCGCCTATTATGAACGCCGTCGCCTCGTTCGCTAAGAGCGGCGGCAAGGTATTCGGAATATGCAACGGCTTTCAGATACTGCTTGAGGCGAGACTGCTTCCGGGCGCGATGCTAAGAAACGAAAATCAGCGCTTTATTAGCCGCGACGTTCATATAAAGGTCGCGAGCGCGAAAAATCTTTTTTTATCCAAATTCAAAGAGTCGCAAATTTTATCTATGCCGATAGCGCATGCCGAAGGCGCGTATTACATCGATTCCAACGGGTTAAAAGAGCTTTACGACAACGATCAAGTCGCGCTGACCTACTGCGACGCCGACGGCGCGAAAGCGAACGTAAACGGCTCGATCGACTCTATAGCGGGCGTATTGAACAAAGAAAAAAACGTTTTCGCTTTGATGCCGCACCCCGAACGCGCCGCAAGCGCGTTTAGCGCGGGGAACGACGGACTCGCGTTGATTAAAAACGCGCTGGAGTTTTAG
- a CDS encoding polyphosphate kinase 2, which produces MPQSYKTAVNVAELDTARLNKKGKLKADYYQERLRTLQIELLKLQKWIFESKSRLIVLFEGGELTGKGGAIRALSEKLDASLIRVARQKTAQNGKWYFANFVSRLPRSGEIAAFDRGWYRKATLERAIGRCSADEYERYIHQIPLFEQALYEDGFVIYKYMLTIGKEELSARLEKQKNDPLGRLRLTELELKSAKLYDEYAKAEAETLSRTHTPYAPWFEINCDDKRLAELGALAHLLGEIDYKGKDRKAIGELESGVARNYAPKVKY; this is translated from the coding sequence ATGCCCCAAAGCTATAAAACCGCCGTCAACGTAGCCGAATTAGATACGGCAAGGTTAAACAAAAAGGGCAAACTTAAAGCCGATTATTACCAAGAGCGGCTAAGAACGTTGCAGATAGAGCTGTTGAAGTTGCAAAAATGGATATTCGAGAGCAAAAGCCGCCTGATCGTTTTATTTGAAGGCGGCGAACTAACGGGCAAAGGCGGCGCGATCAGAGCGCTGAGCGAGAAATTAGACGCGAGCTTAATCCGCGTGGCGCGGCAAAAAACCGCGCAAAACGGAAAATGGTATTTCGCGAATTTTGTTTCGCGTTTGCCAAGAAGCGGCGAAATAGCGGCGTTTGATCGCGGCTGGTATCGCAAAGCCACGCTTGAAAGAGCGATCGGGCGTTGTAGCGCGGACGAATACGAAAGATACATCCACCAGATTCCTCTTTTCGAGCAGGCGCTCTACGAAGACGGTTTTGTAATTTATAAATATATGCTGACAATTGGCAAGGAGGAGTTGAGCGCTAGACTAGAAAAACAGAAAAACGATCCGTTAGGCAGGCTTAGGCTAACCGAGCTAGAGTTAAAATCGGCGAAACTTTACGACGAATACGCCAAGGCGGAAGCCGAAACGCTATCAAGGACGCATACGCCTTACGCGCCGTGGTTTGAGATTAATTGCGACGATAAGCGTTTAGCCGAATTGGGGGCGTTAGCGCATCTTTTAGGCGAAATCGACTATAAAGGCAAGGATCGTAAAGCGATCGGCGAACTTGAAAGCGGGGTCGCGAGAAATTACGCCCCTAAGGTGAAATACTGA
- a CDS encoding NAD-dependent epimerase/dehydratase family protein: protein MRILIAGGSGYVGRGIIERYCLTHDFINISLTRQAGLAVNNVLVDLTRSIDFLNFDEPIDMIINCVECRDEDNVDNGKNKRACMSATRHLLEYAQDRDINKFIHFSVNHINTVENDYQQARFVAEGLVKNSGISYIVFKPTVIFGENSPLEYLINSLLSRSVLLKFWKEDTHIAPVHLLDVIANVGYAIEHNDCWNETYALCGPETMSFEEMLFRRRAIKKPKLISAPSAFARRSALKDTPFPSNYLRHLLDWVNADDSHVYARTLVAPQFPYKP from the coding sequence ATGAGAATTTTAATTGCGGGCGGGAGCGGATATGTCGGAAGAGGCATTATCGAGCGCTACTGCTTGACGCACGATTTTATAAATATATCGTTGACTCGCCAAGCGGGGTTAGCCGTAAATAACGTGCTTGTCGATCTAACGCGATCGATTGATTTTTTGAATTTCGACGAGCCGATCGATATGATTATCAATTGCGTGGAGTGCCGCGACGAAGATAACGTTGACAACGGAAAAAATAAGCGAGCTTGCATGTCCGCGACGCGCCATCTGCTGGAATACGCGCAGGATCGGGATATTAACAAGTTTATTCATTTTTCGGTAAATCATATCAACACGGTGGAGAACGACTATCAACAGGCGAGGTTTGTCGCCGAAGGGCTGGTAAAAAACAGCGGGATCAGCTATATCGTTTTTAAACCGACGGTCATTTTCGGCGAAAATAGCCCGCTTGAGTATTTGATCAATTCCTTGCTCTCCAGATCCGTGTTGCTGAAGTTTTGGAAAGAGGATACGCACATCGCGCCCGTTCACCTTCTCGACGTGATAGCCAACGTCGGCTACGCGATCGAACATAACGACTGCTGGAACGAAACCTACGCGCTTTGCGGACCGGAAACGATGAGCTTTGAAGAGATGCTCTTTCGCAGAAGGGCGATAAAAAAGCCGAAACTTATAAGCGCGCCTTCGGCTTTCGCGAGGCGTTCCGCCCTTAAAGACACGCCTTTTCCGTCAAATTATCTGCGTCATTTGCTCGATTGGGTAAACGCCGACGACAGCCACGTTTACGCGCGCACGCTGGTGGCGCCGCAATTTCCTTACAAACCCTAA
- a CDS encoding phosphoribosylaminoimidazolesuccinocarboxamide synthase produces MNKREQIYEGKGKKLFATDDDALLIAEFKDDLTAFNAQKKSQEKGKGALNAAISAKLFGLIEKNGVATHLVKQLDDTRHLIKKTRIIPIEVVARNIATGSLSKRLGIKEGTELDFTLVEFYYKNDDLGDPILNDEHAVLMKLASENELKTLKTLVRKINDILRPFFRSVNLNLVDFKAEFGADREGNILLADEISPDSCRFWDVNSGEKLDKDRFRQDLGGVKLAYEEVLKRIQGALK; encoded by the coding sequence ATGAATAAGAGAGAGCAAATATACGAAGGCAAAGGCAAAAAACTGTTCGCTACGGACGACGACGCGCTGTTAATCGCGGAGTTCAAAGACGATCTCACGGCGTTTAACGCGCAAAAAAAGTCGCAAGAAAAAGGCAAAGGCGCGTTGAACGCCGCGATCAGCGCAAAACTTTTCGGGCTGATCGAAAAAAACGGCGTTGCAACCCACCTAGTCAAACAACTAGACGATACGCGCCATCTGATCAAAAAAACGCGGATTATTCCCATAGAGGTCGTAGCGCGCAATATCGCTACCGGAAGCCTTTCTAAACGGCTTGGGATCAAAGAGGGGACGGAGCTTGACTTTACGCTAGTGGAGTTTTACTACAAAAACGACGATCTAGGCGATCCGATCCTAAACGACGAACACGCCGTTTTGATGAAATTGGCGAGCGAAAACGAGTTGAAAACGCTAAAAACGCTTGTCCGTAAAATCAACGATATACTACGCCCGTTTTTCCGATCGGTAAATCTTAATCTGGTGGATTTCAAAGCCGAATTCGGAGCCGATCGCGAGGGAAACATTTTGCTCGCGGACGAAATAAGCCCCGATAGCTGCCGTTTCTGGGATGTAAATAGCGGCGAAAAACTCGACAAGGATCGTTTCCGTCAAGACTTGGGCGGCGTGAAATTGGCTTACGAAGAGGTGTTAAAACGTATTCAAGGGGCGTTAAAATGA